Proteins co-encoded in one Leptospiraceae bacterium genomic window:
- the recA gene encoding recombinase RecA — protein MKKGKEDKAEEILSEKNEERKRAIDAAMGQIEKQFGKGSIMRLGANSAVAIPVISTGSLDLDIALGIGGLPVGRIVEIYGPESSGKTTLMLSTIAQAQKKGGIAAFIDAEHALDPSYAKKLGVNIDDLLVSQPDNGEEALEICESLVRSNAIDIIVIDSVAALVPKAEIEGDMGDSHMGLQARLMSQALRKLTGTISKSKTTVVFINQIRMKIGVMFGSPETTTGGNALKFYASVRLDIRKIETLKDKEDPIGNRVRVKVVKNKCAPPFKQAEFDVMFNSGINRESSIIDLAVKHEIIVKGGSWYSYNGEKIGQGKETVRAYLQEHPDLSGKLEAQIRDLNDLPPNGSGVVAIKPTTENGKGISPEKAEKGSRRNMALEEELESAEAAV, from the coding sequence ATGAAAAAAGGAAAAGAGGATAAGGCAGAGGAAATTCTCTCCGAGAAAAATGAAGAGAGAAAGCGTGCGATTGACGCCGCTATGGGTCAAATTGAGAAACAGTTCGGAAAAGGCTCTATCATGCGTTTGGGAGCAAATTCCGCCGTTGCTATTCCCGTTATCTCAACAGGCTCGTTGGATTTGGATATTGCCTTAGGAATCGGTGGTTTGCCGGTTGGTAGAATTGTAGAGATTTACGGTCCTGAGTCTTCAGGAAAGACGACACTTATGCTTTCTACAATTGCTCAGGCTCAAAAAAAAGGTGGAATCGCCGCCTTTATAGATGCCGAGCACGCTCTAGATCCTTCTTACGCCAAAAAGCTTGGTGTTAATATTGATGACTTACTTGTTTCGCAACCGGATAACGGGGAAGAAGCATTAGAAATTTGCGAATCTCTGGTTCGTAGCAATGCGATTGATATCATCGTAATTGACTCTGTCGCCGCTCTCGTTCCTAAAGCGGAAATTGAAGGCGATATGGGTGACTCTCATATGGGATTACAAGCCCGTCTGATGTCACAAGCCCTTAGAAAACTGACTGGAACGATTTCCAAGTCAAAGACTACGGTGGTTTTTATTAACCAGATTCGTATGAAGATTGGTGTTATGTTTGGATCTCCTGAAACGACTACAGGAGGAAATGCACTCAAGTTCTATGCAAGTGTGCGTTTGGATATTCGAAAAATTGAAACTTTAAAAGATAAGGAAGACCCAATTGGGAATAGAGTGCGTGTAAAAGTTGTCAAAAACAAATGCGCTCCTCCTTTCAAACAAGCAGAGTTTGACGTAATGTTTAATTCTGGTATTAATAGAGAGAGCTCTATCATTGATCTCGCGGTCAAACACGAAATCATTGTGAAGGGTGGCTCATGGTATTCCTATAATGGCGAAAAAATTGGTCAAGGTAAGGAAACAGTTCGCGCCTATTTGCAAGAGCATCCTGATCTATCAGGCAAACTCGAAGCACAGATTCGCGATCTAAATGATTTACCTCCAAATGGTAGTGGCGTTGTTGCAATCAAGCCAACTACTGAAAATGGAAAAGGTATTTCTCCTGAAAAGGCAGAAAAAGGTTCACGCAGGAACATGGCTTTAGAGGAAGAATTAGAATCCGCTGAAGCTGCTGTTTAA
- the thpR gene encoding RNA 2',3'-cyclic phosphodiesterase yields the protein MSLFIAISLPESIREKIFTTMQDKEIPEELWEKKEDLHITMLFLQKGNPELEYIQSIKDRLKKLSFSPFKIEIERVEYWTLKENRQILHLSVKPSKELIALQSEIVSLIPEVPKSTHEFKPHISLIRSSRITQSKLEEIKNKFSSFSTDAFTVSQVHLYIGDRGKADEDNKRNRYRVVGSFPN from the coding sequence ATGAGTCTATTCATTGCCATCAGTCTACCCGAATCTATAAGAGAGAAAATCTTTACAACAATGCAAGACAAAGAGATTCCAGAAGAATTATGGGAGAAAAAAGAAGACTTACACATAACAATGCTTTTCCTCCAAAAAGGAAATCCAGAATTAGAATATATTCAATCAATAAAAGACAGATTAAAGAAACTCTCCTTCTCTCCATTTAAAATTGAAATTGAACGAGTAGAATATTGGACATTAAAAGAAAACCGTCAGATTTTACACTTAAGCGTAAAGCCTTCAAAAGAACTAATTGCACTTCAATCTGAAATTGTTTCCCTTATTCCCGAAGTTCCAAAGTCTACTCATGAGTTTAAGCCGCATATATCTCTGATACGCTCTTCCAGGATTACTCAATCCAAACTAGAAGAAATAAAAAATAAATTTTCTAGTTTTTCAACTGACGCATTTACAGTAAGTCAAGTTCATCTGTATATTGGTGATAGAGGAAAGGCAGATGAGGATAATAAAAGAAACCGGTATAGGGTTGTTGGGTCTTTTCCAAATTAA
- a CDS encoding ankyrin repeat domain-containing protein produces the protein MRNKKINKDKKYTERILEQAVRIGNLDIVNALLDNGAKINNKKFSPLLSALNSKNFDIAKILILRGADPNLESNDSNPLILACEIGNLEIVKLLVQKGARVNCKNKYNTTPLSAAIVGSGFRKVQEYTEERKDIIKFLLENKADKNKVYLSSMEISIAQVQFLLEYDIPSYKDRYYNFLSKKKRFSFGRIYHYEKLDISVIKLLIENEIKTNPDYKKVFKSTLSGAINKIHEHKQKKEKKKQAKYIRIAMLLIKTGIGLWDAMEKTILADDLGMFMYMFRTDRAKFLKSPKSDSFVISAVKYEQKEILHFLLKKGFNTNGREDNNRTPLHLAISKLFPVHINFKYLEKEQFAAKLEPVKALLKNGSRVKVKDYEHTSPLHFAVMTDIVEVIELLLDSGTDLHERGKFGYSCLHYAAENMCLNSLQFLLKKGMDSNIRDDFGQTPLHVAAFFGKTQAVEILLSQNADKLAKTNMGRTPLELAKQKGHVEIADVLSD, from the coding sequence ATGAGAAATAAAAAAATAAATAAAGACAAGAAGTATACCGAACGGATTTTAGAGCAAGCAGTCAGAATTGGAAATTTGGATATCGTGAATGCTCTACTTGATAATGGAGCAAAGATTAATAATAAAAAATTTTCTCCATTACTTTCTGCTCTTAATTCTAAAAATTTTGATATCGCAAAAATTTTAATTCTCAGAGGTGCTGATCCGAATCTTGAGAGTAACGATAGTAATCCCCTTATACTTGCTTGCGAAATCGGAAATTTAGAAATTGTAAAACTACTAGTTCAAAAAGGTGCGAGAGTAAATTGTAAAAATAAATATAATACAACGCCTTTGTCTGCTGCTATTGTTGGGTCTGGGTTTAGAAAAGTTCAAGAATACACAGAAGAGCGCAAAGATATTATAAAATTTCTTTTAGAAAATAAAGCAGATAAAAACAAAGTTTATCTTTCATCTATGGAAATTTCCATCGCGCAAGTGCAATTCCTTTTGGAATATGACATCCCCTCTTATAAAGATCGCTATTATAATTTTTTGAGTAAAAAGAAACGGTTTTCATTTGGTAGGATATATCATTATGAGAAATTGGATATATCAGTAATTAAACTATTAATTGAAAATGAAATCAAAACTAACCCTGATTATAAAAAAGTTTTTAAATCCACGTTATCCGGCGCTATTAATAAGATACATGAACACAAACAAAAAAAGGAAAAAAAAAAGCAGGCAAAGTATATTAGAATTGCTATGCTTTTAATAAAGACAGGAATCGGTCTCTGGGATGCGATGGAGAAAACAATCCTTGCTGATGATCTTGGAATGTTTATGTATATGTTTAGAACTGATAGGGCAAAATTTCTAAAAAGTCCAAAGAGTGATTCCTTTGTTATCTCTGCTGTAAAATATGAACAAAAAGAAATATTACATTTCCTTTTAAAAAAGGGTTTCAATACAAATGGTCGAGAGGATAATAATAGAACTCCGCTACATTTAGCAATTAGCAAATTATTTCCAGTTCATATAAATTTTAAATATCTGGAAAAAGAACAGTTTGCAGCAAAGCTCGAACCTGTTAAAGCCTTATTAAAAAATGGTTCCCGTGTTAAGGTTAAAGATTATGAGCACACAAGCCCACTTCATTTTGCAGTGATGACTGATATAGTAGAAGTAATCGAATTGCTTTTAGACTCTGGAACCGACTTACATGAAAGAGGGAAATTCGGATACAGTTGTCTCCACTATGCAGCAGAAAATATGTGCCTAAACTCATTACAGTTTCTTTTGAAGAAGGGAATGGATAGCAATATAAGGGATGATTTTGGACAAACACCTTTGCATGTAGCCGCCTTTTTTGGGAAAACGCAAGCAGTGGAGATTTTACTTTCTCAAAATGCTGACAAATTAGCAAAAACAAATATGGGTAGAACACCACTTGAACTTGCAAAACAAAAAGGACACGTGGAAATTGCGGATGTCCTTTCCGATTAA
- a CDS encoding transposase, translating into MDEFIVMTNHVHGLLYLSGQEKSFEMESEIARSNKTRSIASLQQGGITGINNPVLNPLSLSKIIRWYKGRVTFEISRRDAIHRVLNNNFQWQPRFHDRIVRDEIELYNVRNYIANNPRNWEDDEFYT; encoded by the coding sequence TTGGATGAATTCATTGTAATGACAAATCATGTTCATGGATTGTTATATTTATCAGGACAGGAAAAATCATTCGAGATGGAATCAGAAATTGCGCGTTCAAATAAGACGCGATCAATCGCGTCTCTACAGCAAGGCGGAATTACAGGGATAAACAATCCTGTATTAAATCCATTGTCTTTATCAAAAATAATTCGTTGGTATAAGGGTCGCGTTACATTCGAAATATCTCGTAGAGACGCGATTCATCGCGTCTTGAATAACAATTTCCAATGGCAACCCCGATTCCACGACCGGATTGTTAGAGACGAAATAGAATTATACAACGTCAGAAATTATATTGCAAACAATCCAAGAAATTGGGAAGATGATGAATTCTACACGTAG